ATTCCATTTGCAGAATGACTTCAATCCGTAAATAGAAGAGGCGAAACTAATAAGTGAGAAATAAACAGCGCACAGCCAATAATCAAGCTGCCCCAAATAAACCATCAGAGAAACCCCTCTCGTGAACCATATCGCTCGAACGGGCTGACTGCTCTGAAGCGGTTGGGTGAGCTCCAACCAAAAATCCTTGAAGGGAAGTAAAGCCATCTGCCTGGCCTGTTCATAGTAACTCCAGGTATCTCCCCCTTGATAATGGTATTGATAAAGTAGCCCTAAGCCCAAACCTGCCAGAACCTTAGCTGCAAGTGCTGCATAAAAAAGCTTACTCGAAAGTATCTCCCTGCTATATCGCCAAAGCCAATATACCAGCCCAGAAAGGACAGAAACATGTATAAGGTATATAAATAGGAGTTGCAAGGTCAACCTGATATGAGCTTAAGCCCAATTTTACAGGAAAGGCATTTCTTTTTCAAACAAAACTCGTTCTTCAATTCAATCAAAGCCTGTGTGTCAAAAGCATTTTCTGGCTCCATACCTAAGGCTTCCCAATCGCTGATGATGTGATTTTTTTCTGGTTTGAGCGATTGCAGCAGATCCACCGCCTTGTCCATATAGCTTAGACTAGCGGTCTCCTGTGCATAAGCGGCCAGCAATACTGCAGCTACATTGACCAGTAAAACATCCACACTTGCCTCGCCCAACCCATTCATCTTGCGAGACGATTCTTTCCCAAAATCATAATGATTCACCCAATACTCCGGGTTAGTAATTTGAAATATCTTTTTTAACTCGCCAGTATTTTCGCTTTGTAAGATGAATTGAAAAAACTTCGAATTTAGATGAATCAATTGTGCCAACTGAGCCAGACGAACAGTTGGGAAATTCGCAGGACGCATGCGCAAAAACTTCCACTCCACCTTAATCATTTGCTTTGGCTCCAGGTTGTATTTCTGTCTTAGATAGGAATAGATCTCCTTTAATTGACCATGATAGGTATCCATAGATTCACCTTCCAAAAAACCAGCCATTCCGAAAAGCAATGCTTCCAATTCTTCTCTCTTAGAGCCATGCTTAATTAAAATTTTGAAAGGAAGGGATTGAGCCAACTTCAACATAGGTTCGGCATTTTTCTTGAAGCCAAAAGTCTTCGCAATCAACTGATAAGAGGTTTCTTCCCACGAACCCGTATTGTCACTATGCAAAGACAATAACTCCTCTGACTTTCTTTTGAGGCGGGCCACAGCTGCATGATCGAGCATCGCCATTTTATCAATCGACCTTACCTCAGCAAACCGTTTTTCACATGGGATGCTGGATGGAAAATTGACCAAATCATTGCAGCGTATGATCAGATCAAGAGATATCAACTTTTTTAATTCTAGGGTGGGAATTGACTCCCCATCTTCTCTCCGACATTCAGAATCTGCATTCCAAACTACATGCAGGATGACTGTATTGTATTTGGGATCAAGGTGGTGATTGTGATTTTTCCAATCGGAGGCATTGACATGGATCTCCACACTACCAAACCATTTGACCTCACCTATCATCAGCTGAGATTCGAGAAAATCTGGTCCAGCGTCATGATTGTGGTGACCAATGGAGTGAATACTTACAGAAGAGCCTGTAGTAGTTTGCAGATTCGTTTTATCGAATTTCTGGTGCTTCCAGACAAAATGTAGAAATGATTCTTGCATAGTTGGCTATAATTGGCTCAACAATGCTGCTTGTCAAATAAAAGGAATAACCAACGAATCTGCAAACTAGATAAGGCGCAAAAAACTTCTTAAACGAGCCCGAGCTTCTGTCTGTGATCTGTTTTAGTGGTTTCAAAAGATTCTAAATCTTCTAGGAGTCCTTCTACAGAGTCGTTGATCACAAAAAGATCCAGATTTTTTTCTTTGATCAGCCCTTGTTTCAGCATGTGGTCAAAAAAGACCATCAATGGATCGTAATAGCCATTAACATTCAAAATACCAATCGGCTTCTGAATCAGACCCAATTGACTCCAGGTCAAAATCTCCATCAATTCCTCCAAAGTACCAAAACCACCAGGCATAGCGATGAATGCATCTGCTCTGTCTGCCATACTGGTTTTTCGCTCATGCATAGATTCCGTCAATACGATCTCCGTCAATCTATCGTGGGTGATTTCTATTTCATCCAAAAACTTAGGTACCACTCCCACTACAAAACCGCCATTGTCCAGGCAGGAATCAGCCGCTGCCCCCATGAGCCCCTGACCTGCTCCACCATATATTAAGGTGATTTCCTTTTCAGCAAAGGATTTGCCCAACTCCTGGGCTGCTTCTTTAAATGTCGAAATATTTCCAGTGGACGAGCCACAATACACACAAATACCGTTCATAGTTCAATTCAATGTTGTTTTACAAATATCTAAAATATATCCTG
This is a stretch of genomic DNA from Reichenbachiella ulvae. It encodes these proteins:
- a CDS encoding DUF2851 family protein — protein: MQESFLHFVWKHQKFDKTNLQTTTGSSVSIHSIGHHNHDAGPDFLESQLMIGEVKWFGSVEIHVNASDWKNHNHHLDPKYNTVILHVVWNADSECRREDGESIPTLELKKLISLDLIIRCNDLVNFPSSIPCEKRFAEVRSIDKMAMLDHAAVARLKRKSEELLSLHSDNTGSWEETSYQLIAKTFGFKKNAEPMLKLAQSLPFKILIKHGSKREELEALLFGMAGFLEGESMDTYHGQLKEIYSYLRQKYNLEPKQMIKVEWKFLRMRPANFPTVRLAQLAQLIHLNSKFFQFILQSENTGELKKIFQITNPEYWVNHYDFGKESSRKMNGLGEASVDVLLVNVAAVLLAAYAQETASLSYMDKAVDLLQSLKPEKNHIISDWEALGMEPENAFDTQALIELKNEFCLKKKCLSCKIGLKLISG
- a CDS encoding LOG family protein, with the translated sequence MNGICVYCGSSTGNISTFKEAAQELGKSFAEKEITLIYGGAGQGLMGAAADSCLDNGGFVVGVVPKFLDEIEITHDRLTEIVLTESMHERKTSMADRADAFIAMPGGFGTLEELMEILTWSQLGLIQKPIGILNVNGYYDPLMVFFDHMLKQGLIKEKNLDLFVINDSVEGLLEDLESFETTKTDHRQKLGLV